A window from Miscanthus floridulus cultivar M001 unplaced genomic scaffold, ASM1932011v1 fs_230_1_2, whole genome shotgun sequence encodes these proteins:
- the LOC136530904 gene encoding uncharacterized protein produces the protein MAVLLAVQQWRQYLQFGEFTLFTDQQSLAQLTDQRLHTPWQQKLFTKLLGLQYRIVYKPGSANRAADVLSRWSDPESSCAALSVVTPQWIQLVTEGYANDPFTQSMIARLIVDPQSVPNFSQRDGVLRLHNRIWIGENPAMHQRLIQACHSRALGGHSGFPATYTRMKRLFAWRGMKTAVREFVSSCITCQRAEFWYNASTHSAIGISPFEALYGYPPRHFGLSALDAVTVPDLSVWLQDRAVMNDLILQHLSRAKERMKRQADKNRSERQFQVGDMVFLKMQPYVQSTLAARANRKLAFKYYGPFKILARVGFVAYKLELPSTTSIHPVFHVSQLKQAILPSTLVTPSLPADIELLRIPEEILQRRVISVFSNPVEQGLVLWSGWPKEMATWESLESLRQAFPRAPAWGQAATQAPGNVSSPNTMSGPRDEVAEEHVSVGPTRMSPVTCGRECQCARVQGVAHVIASISVDRSEQ, from the coding sequence ATGGCAGTTTTGCTAGCTGTTCAGCAGTGGCGCCAATATCTACAGTTCGGCGAGTTCACTTTATTCACTGATCAACAAAGCCTGGCGCAGTTAACTGATCAGCGACTCCATACCCCGTGGCAACAAAAGCTATTTACCAAACTATTGGGGCTTCAGTACCGTATCGTTTACAAGCCTGGCAGTGCAAATCGGGCAGCCGATGTTCTCTCCCGCTGGTCTGATCCTGAGTCATCTTGTGCCGCATTGTCCGTGGTTACTCCGCAGTGGATTCAGCTGGTAACAGAAGGGTATGCTAATGATCCTTTTACTCAGTCTATGATTGCTCGCCTGATAGTTGATCCACAATCTGTGCCCAACTTCTCACAGCGTGATGGGGTTCTACGTCTCCATAACCGTATCTGGATTGGCGAGAACCCAGCAATGCACCAGCGGCTTATTCAGGCCTGTCATTCCAGGGCACTGGGTGGGCATTCCGGATTTCCGGCAACGTATACACGTATGAAGCGTTTGTTTGCCTGGCGCGGCATGAAGACGGCAGTTCGTGAGTTTGTTAGCTCCTGTATCACCTGCCAGCGCGCCGAGTTCTGGTATAATGCCTCTACCCACTCTGCCATTGGTATTTCTccctttgaagctttatatggatatCCTCCACGCCATTTTGGCCTCTCTGCTCTGGATGCTGTTACGGTGCCTGACCTCTCTGTTTGGCTTCAAGATCGTGCTGTTATGAATGATCTCATCCTCCAGCACCTGTCTAGAGCAAAGGAACGTATGAAGCGTCAAGCCGACAAGAACCGCTCGGAGAGGCAGTTTCAGGTGGGTGATATGGTGTTCCTCAAGATGCAGCCCTATGTTCAATCCACTTTAGCTGCTCGTGCAAATCGGAAGCTGGCCTTCAAGTATTATGGACCCTTCAAAATACTTGCTCGAGTGGGTTTTGTAGCATACAAGCTAGAATTGCCATCAACAACCTCCATCCACCCAGTGTTTCATGTGTCCCAATTGAAGCAAGCTATACTTCCTAGTACTCTGGTAACTCCTTCTCTTCCTGCTGACATTGAACTTCTTCGTATTCCAGAGGAAATCTTGCAGCGCCGAGTGATATCGGTGTTCTCCAACCCCGTTGAGCAAGGACTGGTGCTGTGGTCTGGTTGGCCGAAGGAAATGGCAACTTGGGAATCGCTGGAATCTCTTCGTCAAGCTTTTCCTAGAGCTCCTGCTTGGGGACAAGCAGCTACTCAAGCCCCGGGGAATGTTAGCAGCCCAAATACTATGTCCGGCCCACGAGATGAAGTCGCAGAGGAGCACGTGAGCGTCGGCCCAACAAGAATGTCGCCGGTGACATGTGGGCGTGAGTGCCAGTGTGCACGAGTCCAGGGCGTAGCCCATGTAATCGCCAGTATATCAGTAGACCGAAGTGAGCAATGA